Proteins from a genomic interval of Deltaproteobacteria bacterium:
- a CDS encoding thioredoxin family protein: protein MRTNGRLALGLAALLATSIAAAAPAAAGGDWNDAKVQWQPYEAGLAAAKKDKKPILLIFYTEWCPHCTNYSKVFHDEKVVAQIKKFVAVRLDKDKNAELSKKYAPDGEYIPRTYFLSSDGTLDPALTAPRAEYKYFYDESNPAQLLAGMDAALKKLK from the coding sequence ATGCGAACCAACGGACGACTGGCTCTCGGGTTGGCTGCGCTGCTCGCAACATCGATCGCCGCCGCGGCACCCGCGGCGGCGGGCGGGGACTGGAACGACGCGAAGGTGCAGTGGCAACCCTACGAAGCGGGGCTGGCTGCCGCGAAGAAGGACAAGAAGCCGATTCTGCTGATCTTCTATACGGAGTGGTGCCCGCACTGCACCAACTACAGCAAGGTCTTCCACGACGAGAAGGTCGTCGCGCAGATCAAGAAGTTCGTCGCGGTGCGCCTCGACAAGGACAAGAATGCCGAGCTCAGCAAGAAATACGCGCCCGACGGCGAGTACATCCCGCGCACGTACTTCCTCTCCTCGGACGGCACTCTCGACCCCGCGCTCACCGCGCCGCGCGCGGAGTACAAATATTTCTACGACGAGAGCAATCCGGCGCAGCTCCTGGCCGGCATGGACGCCGCCCTGAAGAAGCTGAAGTAG
- a CDS encoding fibronectin type III domain-containing protein: MLRRHAPRAVLAIVFALVCSVSCVEAYSVTIRWRSDGDPFVAGYRLHVKPADAEERAPIDVPRPRRDGSGRFESVIADLQVEAAYTFTITAYDAFGTESARSNPYTIGYVEAARVVDSDHDGLPDGAEDVDLDQRVDDGETNRLVADTDGDQVPDGLERGFGSDPLDVDSPSCAPLGFSEFRLVGLGSANVGWDDELGDLALATTPSIHRATSIGVMYPQWGKGTLREPLLVTRVRDNDPFRIDVHARSTDGKLYRLRYEGLGRIERVTRRRLRRSLGNHFTGERWESIGIDVAADIAHMDPSAIFDHIERLTVRGNLVMQQPRICR, translated from the coding sequence ATGCTCCGACGACACGCCCCCCGGGCCGTCCTGGCCATCGTCTTCGCGCTCGTATGCTCCGTGTCGTGCGTCGAGGCGTACTCCGTCACGATTCGCTGGAGGAGCGACGGTGATCCGTTCGTCGCCGGGTATCGTTTGCACGTGAAGCCCGCCGATGCGGAGGAGCGCGCGCCGATCGACGTGCCGCGCCCCCGCCGCGACGGGTCCGGGCGATTCGAGAGCGTCATAGCCGACCTGCAGGTCGAGGCGGCCTACACCTTCACGATCACCGCGTACGACGCGTTCGGCACCGAGAGCGCGCGCTCCAATCCGTACACGATCGGCTACGTCGAAGCGGCGCGGGTGGTCGACTCCGATCACGACGGCCTACCCGACGGCGCGGAGGACGTGGACCTCGATCAACGCGTCGACGACGGCGAGACCAACCGCCTGGTGGCCGACACGGACGGCGACCAGGTCCCCGATGGGCTCGAGCGCGGGTTCGGTTCCGATCCACTGGATGTCGATTCGCCGAGCTGCGCGCCGCTCGGTTTCTCGGAGTTCCGGCTGGTAGGCCTCGGTTCCGCGAACGTCGGATGGGACGACGAGCTCGGTGATCTCGCCCTCGCCACGACGCCATCGATCCACCGTGCGACGTCGATCGGAGTGATGTACCCCCAATGGGGGAAGGGCACGCTCAGGGAGCCCCTCCTCGTGACGCGCGTGCGCGACAACGATCCGTTTCGCATCGACGTCCACGCCCGCTCCACCGACGGGAAGCTCTACCGCCTGCGCTACGAGGGGCTCGGACGCATAGAGCGGGTGACGCGGCGGCGTCTACGCCGGTCGCTGGGCAACCACTTCACTGGCGAGCGCTGGGAGTCGATCGGCATCGACGTCGCGGCCGATATCGCGCATATGGATCCGAGCGCAATCTTCGATCACATCGAGCGTCTCACGGTGCGGGGCAATCTCGTCATGCAGCAACCTCGCATCTGCCGCTGA
- a CDS encoding flippase-like domain-containing protein has product MAKRRTRATVWLGLALGLACVALFTRNAPWREIGAVLAGADVPTILAASVCLLMTSVARAWRWRQLLAGAPVSFRHRLTSTLIGFAGNNTLPGRLGEPLRCWVVTRLDGRIGFWQAAGSIVVERVFDLGAALVLLVVFLVAAPFPPGTAVRDAAFLSRLRGEALIAGSLAAVAALGLVLFARRRLATDSGRRGSLGARLASLQAGIAGLRSGRSLGLAVFFTAVLWGSMVAFELLMLRAFGFTELGLPHAVGLLVVLSFAIALPQAPAGVGVVQLASETTLTALYGMPVDRAKAFAIGLWICQVAVVVSAGAVALWAEGLSLADMRRARSAVDAFDQTPSPG; this is encoded by the coding sequence GTGGCGAAGCGCCGGACGCGTGCGACCGTGTGGCTCGGCCTCGCGCTCGGCCTTGCCTGCGTGGCGCTCTTCACGCGGAACGCCCCGTGGCGGGAGATCGGCGCTGTGCTCGCCGGGGCGGACGTGCCGACGATCCTCGCGGCGAGCGTGTGCTTGCTGATGACGTCGGTGGCGCGTGCCTGGCGATGGCGGCAGCTGCTCGCCGGGGCGCCGGTGTCGTTCCGCCATCGCCTGACCAGCACGCTGATCGGCTTCGCCGGCAACAACACGCTGCCCGGACGCCTTGGCGAGCCGCTGCGATGCTGGGTTGTGACCCGACTCGACGGTCGCATCGGCTTTTGGCAGGCGGCCGGCTCGATCGTCGTCGAGCGCGTGTTCGACCTCGGGGCCGCGCTCGTGCTGCTCGTCGTCTTCCTCGTCGCCGCGCCCTTCCCGCCGGGCACGGCGGTGCGTGATGCGGCGTTTCTCTCCCGGCTGCGCGGCGAGGCGCTGATCGCCGGTAGCCTCGCGGCCGTCGCGGCGCTCGGGCTCGTGCTGTTCGCGCGGCGCCGGCTCGCAACCGATTCTGGGCGTCGCGGCAGCCTCGGGGCGCGGCTCGCGTCGCTGCAGGCCGGCATCGCTGGTCTCCGGTCGGGGCGCTCCCTCGGGCTCGCGGTCTTCTTCACCGCCGTGCTCTGGGGCTCGATGGTGGCGTTCGAGCTCCTGATGCTGCGCGCGTTCGGCTTCACGGAGCTCGGTCTCCCGCACGCCGTCGGGTTGTTGGTCGTGCTGTCGTTCGCGATCGCCTTGCCGCAGGCGCCCGCCGGGGTCGGCGTCGTGCAGCTCGCGAGCGAGACCACGTTGACGGCGCTCTACGGGATGCCGGTCGATCGCGCCAAGGCGTTCGCCATCGGACTCTGGATTTGTCAGGTGGCCGTCGTGGTGAGCGCGGGCGCCGTCGCGTTGTGGGCCGAGGGGCTGTCGCTCGCCGACATGCGGCGCGCCCGGAGCGCCGTCGACGCCTTCGACCAAACTCCGTCGCCGGGGTAG
- a CDS encoding translation initiation factor gives MRRRARDGDTLVYGSGAGGQPVARSPQRSVATTPAARIWLEKKGRNGTPVSIIRGLTADPRGLTELASKLKRACGTGGSAKDGEIIIQGDHRERLAALLERDGVSVKLAGG, from the coding sequence ATGCGACGGCGGGCACGCGACGGCGACACGTTGGTGTACGGCAGCGGGGCCGGCGGCCAGCCCGTCGCGCGATCTCCGCAGCGCTCGGTCGCGACGACGCCGGCGGCGCGCATCTGGCTCGAGAAGAAGGGCCGCAACGGGACGCCGGTCTCGATCATACGCGGGTTGACGGCCGATCCTCGGGGGCTCACCGAGCTCGCGAGCAAGCTGAAGCGCGCCTGCGGCACCGGCGGGTCGGCGAAGGACGGAGAGATCATCATCCAAGGCGATCATCGCGAGCGTCTCGCTGCGCTGCTCGAGCGCGACGGGGTATCCGTAAAGCTCGCCGGCGGGTGA